Proteins from a single region of Nitrospirota bacterium:
- a CDS encoding 6-bladed beta-propeller, with the protein MLKLKYIFIYVLTAVLIASCAEFPRESPPELYWPFPPEKPRVKFLELIIGSIDVVGVRGKFHRLLFGEETEVTFRKPAYIAVKDNVLYITDVGVIHVYDFNKRKFKILGRGLLGNATGIAVSPDGRVFVSDSARKQVFVFNPEDNTATIWTDTDVFETPAGLEIDEVNERLLVVDSKKHNVTVWSLNGDFLFSIGGRGRDFGEFNFPYDVAVDKEGKIYVIDTGNFRVQIFDKDGKFLSAFGGVGSNIGSFARPKGIALDSAGHIYIVDSAFGNFQIFGPDGSVYLVVGSNGNEPGKFTLPMGIFIDKDDKIYVVDQINRRIQVFQYIKYENG; encoded by the coding sequence ATGCTGAAACTAAAATATATCTTTATATATGTCCTTACGGCTGTTCTTATTGCCTCGTGTGCAGAGTTTCCAAGAGAAAGCCCGCCTGAGCTATACTGGCCTTTTCCTCCAGAGAAGCCCCGTGTCAAGTTCCTCGAACTCATTATTGGAAGCATAGATGTAGTTGGCGTAAGGGGGAAGTTTCATCGACTCCTTTTTGGAGAGGAAACAGAAGTTACATTCAGAAAACCAGCATATATTGCAGTCAAAGACAATGTCCTTTATATCACAGATGTTGGTGTTATCCATGTCTATGACTTTAACAAAAGAAAGTTCAAGATTTTGGGCAGAGGTCTCCTTGGCAATGCAACCGGCATTGCAGTTTCCCCTGATGGCAGGGTATTTGTAAGCGATTCGGCGAGAAAGCAGGTATTTGTTTTCAACCCCGAAGACAACACTGCGACGATATGGACAGACACGGATGTCTTTGAAACACCTGCCGGGCTTGAGATAGACGAGGTAAACGAAAGGTTATTAGTGGTTGATTCCAAGAAACACAATGTAACTGTCTGGAGCCTGAATGGCGATTTTTTGTTTTCTATTGGAGGAAGGGGTAGAGATTTCGGAGAATTCAATTTCCCATACGATGTGGCAGTTGACAAAGAGGGCAAGATATATGTAATAGATACCGGCAATTTCAGGGTCCAGATATTCGACAAAGACGGTAAGTTCCTCAGCGCATTTGGAGGTGTTGGCTCGAACATCGGCAGTTTCGCAAGGCCAAAAGGTATAGCTTTAGACTCGGCAGGGCATATATATATCGTTGACTCCGCATTCGGGAATTTTCAGATATTCGGGCCTGACGGGAGTGTTTATCTCGTTGTTGGCTCAAATGGCAATGAGCCAGGAAAGTTTACTCTGCCAATGGGCATATTCATAGATAAAGACGACAAGATATATGTCGTTGACCAGATAAACAGAAGGATTCAGGTATTCCAGTATATCAAATACGAAAACGGGTAG
- a CDS encoding adenine phosphoribosyltransferase codes for MPIKSRIRTIPDYPKKGIMFRDITTLIKDPVGFRLVVDNLTQRYIKGDIKFDIIVGIESRGFIIGGALAYALGKGFVPIRKRGKLPAEKVSQEYSLEYGTDSIEMHTDAIGKGTKVLLVDDLLATGGTALASAALIEKLGGKVAEMCFVVNLPDVGGIKKLVSKGYKVFTLTEFQGD; via the coding sequence ATGCCGATAAAATCCAGAATAAGAACTATACCCGATTACCCTAAGAAAGGCATTATGTTCAGGGACATAACCACACTCATCAAAGACCCTGTTGGCTTCAGGCTTGTGGTAGACAACCTTACACAGAGGTATATCAAAGGAGATATAAAGTTCGATATAATCGTTGGCATAGAATCGAGAGGCTTCATAATAGGCGGTGCCCTTGCCTATGCATTGGGCAAGGGGTTTGTGCCAATAAGGAAGCGGGGTAAACTGCCTGCTGAAAAGGTGTCTCAGGAGTATTCTTTAGAATACGGCACAGACAGTATCGAGATGCATACAGATGCAATAGGAAAAGGCACAAAGGTTCTCCTCGTAGATGACCTTCTTGCAACAGGGGGCACTGCATTGGCATCTGCCGCACTCATAGAGAAGTTGGGTGGCAAGGTGGCTGAGATGTGTTTTGTTGTGAACCTGCCTGATGTGGGAGGCATTAAAAAGCTTGTCTCAAAAGGATATAAGGTCTTTACGCTGACTGAGTTTCAGGGAGATTAA
- a CDS encoding universal stress protein produces the protein MYKRILTAVNEHLNSEVTARYAMSLARVGGAKLYICFIAEKGQPTSVIERAEEAVKRIFISAEKAGISSEAITETGEPVRRISELVRQEGIDIVFASTRRADIQRRFFVETIAKRLSLNLPCSTAIVRVVHIGRLHPKEILLPLKARIDHIEERAYFAAKIAQAFDSKVFIFHSPKPISRFFHGEIHLSPLEWEEKLSVDMAHFMEHLSRYKVIHEKKFTPGRAGRAIAIEAASRRHDLIIMGESQRSLLSSILKGNPVEDMLRDTPSDLIIFNARMKTSHENT, from the coding sequence ATGTACAAGAGGATTCTCACTGCAGTCAACGAGCACCTGAACTCAGAGGTTACTGCAAGATATGCAATGAGTCTTGCAAGGGTTGGAGGGGCTAAGCTCTATATTTGTTTTATTGCAGAAAAAGGACAGCCGACTTCGGTTATAGAGCGGGCAGAGGAGGCAGTGAAAAGGATATTCATCTCAGCAGAAAAGGCAGGCATCTCCTCTGAGGCAATAACAGAGACAGGCGAGCCTGTAAGAAGAATCTCGGAGCTTGTCAGACAGGAAGGCATAGACATTGTTTTTGCATCGACCCGAAGGGCAGATATCCAGAGAAGGTTTTTTGTCGAGACAATCGCAAAAAGGCTGTCCCTCAACCTTCCATGCTCTACTGCTATTGTCAGGGTCGTTCATATAGGAAGGCTCCATCCAAAGGAAATCCTTCTGCCTCTTAAAGCAAGGATTGACCACATAGAGGAGAGGGCATACTTTGCTGCAAAGATAGCCCAGGCATTTGACTCGAAGGTTTTCATCTTCCATTCGCCAAAACCAATATCGAGGTTTTTCCATGGCGAAATCCACCTAAGCCCACTTGAATGGGAAGAGAAACTGTCTGTAGATATGGCACACTTCATGGAGCACCTGAGCAGATACAAGGTCATACATGAAAAGAAATTCACCCCCGGCAGGGCAGGCAGGGCAATTGCAATAGAAGCCGCATCCCGAAGGCATGACCTCATAATAATGGGCGAAAGCCAAAGAAGCCTCCTTAGCAGTATACTCAAAGGCAACCCTGTCGAAGATATGCTGAGGGACACGCCCTCAGACCTCATAATATTCAATGCCCGCATGAAGACATCTCATGAAAATACATAA